A single genomic interval of Gossypium raimondii isolate GPD5lz chromosome 11, ASM2569854v1, whole genome shotgun sequence harbors:
- the LOC128034804 gene encoding uncharacterized protein LOC128034804, translated as MIAKSREEKEHVGNLKKLFKRLRKFQLKLNPAKCTFGTTSGKLLGFIVSERGIEVDPDKIKAIQELPPPRTQKEVRGFLGRLNYNTRFIAQLTNQCDPIFRLLRKHNLGEWNEECQVAFDKIKRYLSNPPVLVPPTLGKPLILYLTVFENSMGCVLGQHDESGRREKAIYYLSKKFTEYEAKYPSIEKFCCALIWTVRRLRQYMMYHTTWLISKLDPMKYMMESPALLGRMARWQILLTEYDIVYVSQKSIKGSAMADFLAKKEGESSKGKSWKMSFDGASNALGHVIGAVLVSPEGDHYPLTTRLNFFCTNNIAEYEACITGLRAAIKRKIKILEVHGTPRLVIYQIRGDWEVRDPKLVKYHDLVAELIKEFYKVTFNYFPREESQLADALATLALMFKANRETEIMPIQMSIYETPAHCFSIEEESDGRPWFHDILEYIKSQRYPEQANENDKRTIRRIAIGFVLDGDIIYKRGKDQVLLRCVDAVEAGKILEEVHEGICGTHASEATSFANVTKAAVCRFLKKEIICRYGLPERIISDNALNLNNKMIKKVCEQFQIKHHNSSPYRPKMNGAVEAANKNIKRIIGKMTETYKD; from the exons atgattgccaaatctcgGGAAGAAAAAGAGCATGTTGGAAATCTCAAGAAGCTGTTCAAAAGGCTAAGAAAGTTTCAATTGAAGCTAAACCCGGCCAAATGTACGTTTGGGACTACTTCAGGAAAACTGCTAGGTTTCATTGTTAGTGAAAGAGGTATCGAGGTTGATCCAGATAAGATAAAAGCTATACAAGAATTGCCTCCCCCGCGCACACAAAAAGAAGTCAGAGGATTTTTAGGAAGGTTGAATTACAATACTCGATTCATTGCCCAACTTACGAATCAGTGTGATCCAATTTTTCGACTCCTTCGAAAGCATAACCTGGGAGAATGGAACGAGGAGTGTCAAGTGGCCTTCGATAAGATAAAACGATATTTGTCTAATCCTCCTGTGCTAGTACCGCCGACCCTTGGAAAACCATTAATATTGTACCTGACCGTGTTTGAGAATTCAATGGGTTGCGTACTGGggcaacatgatgagtcagggaGAAGAGAGAAGGCAATTTACTACCTCAGCAAGAAGTTCACAGAATATGAGGCAAAGTACCCTTCAATTGAGAAGTTTTGTTGTGCATTGATTTGGACGGTTCGAAGGCTCAGGCAATACATGATGTATCACACgacatggttaatttcaaagCTGGACCCAATgaagtacatgatggagtcacCTGCACTCTTAGGGAGAATGGCCCGATGGCAGATCCTATTGACTGAGTATGACATTGTATATGTGAGCCAAAAGTCGATAAAAGGAAGCGCAATGGCTGACTTCTTGGCAA AAAAAGAGGGCGAGTCATCAAAAGGAAAGTCATGGAAGATGAGCTTTGATGGTGCATCAAATGCATTAGGGCATGTGATAGGAGCAGTCTTAGTGTCACCTGAAGGGGACCATTACCCGCTTACTACCAGATTGAATTTCTTCTGTACAAATAATATAGCGGAATATGAGGCTTGCATCACGGGACTTCGTGCAGCTATCAagaggaaaatcaaaattttagaggtACACGGGACTCCAAGATTAGTCATTTATCAAATTCGTGGAGATTGGGAAGTGAGAGATCcaaaattagtcaaatatcATGATCTCGTTGCAGAGCTGATCAAGGAGTTCTATAAAGTAACTTTTAACTACTTTCCACGAGAGGAGAGTCAACTGGCTGATGCCCTAGCCACCTTGGCTTTGATGTTTAAGGCAAACAGAGAAACTGAGATAATGCCCATCCAAATGAGTATATACGAGACCCCTGCACACTGTTTTAGTATTGAGGAGGAGTCAGATGGACGACCATGGTTCCATGATATCTTGGAGTATATCAAGAGTCAAAGGTACCCCGAGCAAGCAAAcgagaatgacaaaagaacaatcAGGAGAATAGCGATTGGATTTGTTCTTGACGGGGATATTatatacaaaaggggaaaagatCAAGTGCTCCTGAGGTGCGTGGACGCTGTTGAAGCTGGAAAGATACTTGAGGAGgttcatgaaggaatttgtggaacGCATGCTAGTG aagccactTCGTTTGCTAATGTGACCAAGGCTGCAGTCTGTAGGTTcttaaaaaaggagatcatatgtcgatatggtctGCCCGAAAGAATCATTTCAGATAATGctctaaatttgaacaacaagatgATAAAAAAAGTATGTGAGCAATTTCAGATAAAGCATCATAATTCTTCGCCCTATCGCCCGAAGATGAACGGAGCAGTAGAAGCGgctaataagaacattaagaggattattgggaagatgactgagacataTAAAGACTGA
- the LOC105803949 gene encoding protein IRX15-LIKE — protein MKNSNSNTKLILLHPYIQKQGSSSRLWLLAFISFFTIAFLLTLIYTRESVSGRTTAAVRTTVRGPGSSVSAFGGGGGALLPTTVINTLLHYASRSNDSFHMTYAELKPISDVLRKCSSPCNFLVFGLTQETLLWKALNHNGRTVFIDENRYYAAYFEELHPEIDAYDVQYTTKASETRELIASAKAQIRNECRPVQNLLFSDCKLGINDLPNHVYEVDWDLILIDGPRGEGDEGPGRMQPIFTSGVLARSKKGGNPKTHIFVHDYYRDVEKMSGDEFLCKENLVELNGVLAHFVVERMEENSYQYCRNKNINTSRKASSSS, from the coding sequence atgaagaacagTAACAGTAATACCAAGCTAATCCTCCTCCATCCTTATATCCAAAAACAAGGCAGCTCTAGCAGATTATGGCTTCTTGccttcatttcctttttcactATTGCCTTCCTTTTAACTCTCATATACACCCGAGAGTCTGTTTCCGGTAGAACTACAGCAGCCGTAAGGACAACCGTGAGAGGCCCCGGCTCATCTGTGTCCGCctttggtggtggtggtggtgcaCTATTGCCCACCACCGTCATCAACACTCTTCTCCATTATGCTTCGAGATCCAACGACAGTTTCCACATGACATATGCGGAGCTGAAGCCGATCTCTGATGTCCTACGTAAATGTTCCTCCCCATGCAACTTCCTCGTTTTCGGTCTAACACAAGAAACCCTCCTGTGGAAAGCACTGAACCACAATGGCCGCACCGTTTTCATCGACGAAAACCGGTACTACGCGGCCTATTTCGAAGAGTTGCACCCCGAAATCGACGCTTACGACGTCCAATACACGACCAAGGCAAGCGAAACGAGAGAGCTCATAGCATCTGCTAAAGCACAGATCCGGAACGAATGTAGGCCGGTCCAAAACCTGCTGTTCTCAGATTGTAAGCTGGGAATCAATGACTTGCCGAACCATGTTTACGAAGTGGATTGGGACTTGATATTGATCGATGGGCCAAGAGGCGAAGGAGACGAAGGCCCTGGAAGGATGCAACCGATCTTCACGTCGGGGGTGCTTGCAAGAAGCAAGAAAGGGGGCAATCCCAAGACGCATATATTTGTTCATGATTATTATAGAGATGTGGAGAAGATGTCTGGGGATGAGTTTTTGTGCAAGGAAAACTTGGTGGAATTGAACGGAGTGCTAGCACATTTCGTGGTGGAAAGAATGGAAGAGAATAGCTACCAATACTGTCGCAACAAGAACATCAATACATCAAGGAAAGCTTCATCTTCATCTTAG